A window of the Nitrospirota bacterium genome harbors these coding sequences:
- a CDS encoding NAD+ synthase, translated as MRSLRIALAQINPTVGDFEANIFKIVQYIEKAIKLRADIIAFPELSISGYPPEDLLLKPQFINDNLNALKTIQKSTTNITAIVGFIDKRDDIFNAAAIIYNKKIIDVYHKMYLPNYGVFDEYRYFQAGTRCPIYQLGNTWIGVNICEDIWYPEGPSRIQSLAGAEVIININASPYRIGKGKFRETMLATRATDNIVIIAYLNIVGGQDELIFDGHSMIIDQNGKVIARGKQFKEDLIIADIDLEGIIMKRLHAPLRRQEISKLNKGSLEKIQIFTEKKTPMKRKYISKPSLKCKPVFEPLEEIYNALVLGTHDYIKKNDFKGVVVGLSGGIDSSLVATIAVEAIGKHKVYGIFMPSPYTSKISREDAYELAENIGIKLIEVPIHNIFQSYLNTLKKEFCGLAMDKTEENIQARIRGNILMSFSNKFGWLVLTTGNKSEMSVGYATLYGDMAGGFAVLKDVPKTLVYELSKWKNKKSRKILIPERVLTKEPSAELKPGQKDSDTLPPYPILDNIIKAYVEEDKSFEEIASLGLDINLICNVITMIDKSEYKRRQSPPGIKITERAFGRDRRFPITNKYRGY; from the coding sequence ATGAGATCATTAAGGATTGCTCTTGCTCAGATTAATCCGACAGTCGGCGATTTTGAAGCCAATATCTTTAAAATTGTTCAATATATTGAGAAAGCTATTAAATTAAGAGCTGACATTATAGCTTTCCCTGAACTTTCTATAAGTGGTTATCCTCCTGAAGATCTTCTTTTAAAGCCGCAATTTATCAATGATAACCTGAATGCCTTGAAAACTATCCAGAAAAGCACAACAAATATAACTGCTATTGTAGGTTTTATTGACAAAAGAGATGATATTTTCAATGCTGCAGCAATAATTTATAACAAAAAAATTATAGATGTATATCACAAAATGTATCTGCCAAATTATGGTGTCTTTGATGAATATCGATATTTTCAGGCAGGCACAAGATGCCCTATATATCAGTTGGGTAACACATGGATTGGGGTGAATATATGTGAAGATATATGGTATCCAGAAGGACCTTCAAGAATTCAATCTCTTGCAGGTGCTGAAGTCATCATCAATATCAATGCTTCACCATATCGTATAGGCAAAGGAAAATTCAGGGAAACAATGTTAGCAACTCGTGCAACAGATAACATTGTTATAATCGCATATTTAAATATAGTCGGCGGGCAGGACGAACTGATTTTCGACGGACATAGCATGATAATTGATCAGAATGGCAAGGTAATTGCACGTGGGAAACAATTTAAAGAAGATCTCATTATTGCTGACATTGATCTTGAAGGAATCATAATGAAAAGATTACATGCTCCATTGAGACGACAAGAAATATCAAAACTCAATAAAGGATCATTAGAAAAGATCCAGATTTTTACTGAAAAGAAAACTCCTATGAAAAGAAAATATATAAGCAAACCGTCCTTAAAATGTAAACCGGTTTTTGAACCCTTGGAAGAAATCTATAATGCTCTTGTACTCGGTACACATGATTATATTAAGAAGAATGATTTTAAGGGGGTTGTAGTAGGTTTGAGTGGCGGAATTGATTCTTCGCTTGTCGCAACAATTGCTGTAGAGGCTATCGGTAAACATAAAGTGTATGGTATTTTCATGCCTTCTCCTTATACATCAAAAATAAGCAGAGAAGATGCATATGAACTTGCAGAGAATATTGGAATAAAATTGATAGAAGTACCTATTCACAATATATTTCAGAGTTATTTAAATACATTAAAAAAAGAATTCTGTGGATTAGCAATGGATAAAACTGAAGAAAATATTCAGGCAAGGATTCGTGGCAATATCCTTATGTCATTTTCGAACAAATTTGGCTGGCTGGTTTTGACGACAGGAAATAAATCGGAGATGAGCGTCGGTTATGCAACCCTTTACGGAGATATGGCTGGTGGTTTTGCTGTACTTAAAGACGTACCGAAAACTTTAGTTTATGAACTCAGCAAATGGAAAAACAAGAAATCACGAAAGATATTGATACCAGAGAGAGTTTTAACAAAAGAGCCTTCTGCTGAACTTAAGCCCGGGCAGAAAGATAGCGATACACTTCCTCCTTATCCGATACTTGATAACATAATTAAGGCTTATGTTGAAGAAGATAAAAGCTTTGAAGAGATCGCATCTCTTGGTTTAGATATTAATTTGATATGTAATGTAATCACAATGATTGATAAGAGCGAATATAAGAGAAGACAGTCACCTCCCGGAATCAAAATTACAGAGAGAGCATTCGGAAGAGATAGGCGTTTTCCTATAACAAATAAATACAGGGGGTACTAA
- a CDS encoding valine--tRNA ligase: protein MLEKSFNPQGIEVKWYEYWMKKGFFSPESIPVGPYYSLVIPPPNVTGSLHMGHALNTVLQDILSRWKRMSGYKVLWLPGTDHAGIATQNVVEKQLASEGLDRHKLGREDFIKRVWQWKFEYGGRIIHQLKRLGASCDWGRERFTLDEGLSSAVREVFIKLYEDGLIYRDNRLVQWCPRCHTALSDLEVEYEELDGKLTYIRYPLSDNSSKYITVATTRPETMLGDTAVAVNPDDERYTEFIGKTVRLPLTERIIPIIADKAVDPSFGTGAVKVTPAHDFNDEAMAKRQNPPLKFITVIGDDGYMTSLAGKNYAGLDRYECRRLVLKDLKELNLIEKEDLHKYALGHCYRCKTVTEPLLTQQWYVNVQSMSKEAIRAVRDGRIKIIPKIWENTYFSWMENIRDWCISRQIWWGHRIPVWYCNEMKSHECRMRKGIIVSKKEPEICPYCNSDKLIQDEDVLDTWFSSALWPFSTLGWPDNTDDLKNFYPTSVLVTAFDILFFWVARMIMMGLKFMHDVPFKDVYIHALIRDMKGHKMSKSKGNVIDPLIMMDKYGTDAFRFTLAAFAAQGRDIKFSEDRVEGYRHFVNKIWNAARFITMNTETQNVSSKIYMSLPGRWILSRLSTTVDQINNALNEYRFNDAASSIYQFLWHEFCDWYIEMAKIDLQDTKYESGARWCLLHTFETSLRLLHPFMPFVTEELWQKIKDLKIKIMNQYSIVSEEKLKESIMISDFPKSVHKDYDAEKEMFYLIDAVTGIRTIRGELNITPSLKINVSIKTLITEAEKLLNENIQYLLWLSRAKEIKIGMNVKKPSHSATSVKNSMEIYIPLKGLLNITTELDRLNKDEAKIEESLSILNKKLFNEDFIKKAPKEIVEKEKAKYEELINIKERILKSKKILKEAED, encoded by the coding sequence ATTTTAGAAAAAAGCTTCAATCCACAGGGTATCGAAGTAAAATGGTATGAATATTGGATGAAAAAGGGGTTTTTTTCCCCTGAATCGATTCCAGTAGGTCCTTATTATTCATTAGTAATCCCCCCTCCCAATGTTACTGGCTCTCTTCATATGGGCCATGCTCTTAATACAGTACTGCAGGATATTCTCTCACGCTGGAAGCGTATGTCAGGATATAAGGTTCTCTGGTTGCCAGGCACTGACCATGCAGGCATTGCAACCCAGAATGTTGTTGAAAAACAACTAGCATCTGAAGGCCTTGACAGGCATAAACTTGGACGCGAAGATTTTATAAAGAGGGTCTGGCAATGGAAATTTGAATATGGAGGACGAATTATTCACCAGCTTAAAAGACTGGGGGCCTCATGCGACTGGGGTAGAGAAAGATTTACACTTGATGAAGGATTATCGAGTGCTGTAAGAGAGGTTTTTATAAAACTCTATGAAGATGGACTTATATATAGAGATAACAGGTTAGTTCAATGGTGTCCACGTTGTCACACTGCACTTTCAGATTTAGAAGTTGAATACGAAGAATTGGATGGGAAACTAACATATATAAGATATCCGCTTTCAGATAACAGCAGCAAATATATAACAGTAGCTACCACAAGACCTGAGACTATGCTTGGTGACACTGCTGTTGCAGTAAATCCTGATGATGAAAGATACACTGAATTTATAGGAAAAACAGTAAGACTGCCTTTAACAGAGCGTATAATTCCTATAATTGCTGATAAAGCAGTAGACCCTTCGTTTGGGACGGGTGCTGTTAAGGTAACCCCTGCTCATGATTTTAATGATGAAGCAATGGCAAAAAGGCAGAACCCTCCCCTGAAATTTATAACAGTTATTGGAGACGATGGATATATGACATCCCTTGCAGGGAAGAATTATGCAGGTCTTGATAGGTACGAATGTAGGAGACTTGTTTTGAAAGATTTAAAGGAACTTAATCTAATTGAAAAAGAGGATCTACACAAATATGCATTAGGACATTGCTATCGTTGCAAGACAGTAACTGAACCACTATTAACCCAGCAGTGGTATGTCAATGTGCAATCTATGTCCAAGGAAGCCATCAGAGCTGTCAGAGATGGCAGAATTAAGATTATTCCTAAGATCTGGGAGAACACATATTTTTCATGGATGGAGAACATCAGAGACTGGTGTATCTCACGTCAGATATGGTGGGGACATCGAATACCTGTGTGGTATTGTAATGAAATGAAAAGTCATGAATGCAGAATGCGAAAAGGTATTATTGTTTCAAAAAAGGAACCAGAGATATGTCCTTATTGTAATTCTGACAAACTTATACAAGATGAAGACGTCCTTGATACGTGGTTTTCATCTGCACTCTGGCCATTTTCAACATTAGGTTGGCCTGATAATACCGACGACCTGAAAAACTTCTATCCTACAAGTGTTCTTGTAACTGCGTTTGATATTTTATTCTTCTGGGTCGCAAGAATGATAATGATGGGACTCAAATTCATGCATGATGTGCCATTCAAAGATGTATATATCCATGCCCTTATAAGAGATATGAAAGGGCATAAGATGTCAAAATCTAAAGGAAATGTTATCGATCCATTAATAATGATGGATAAATATGGAACAGATGCTTTCAGGTTCACACTTGCAGCCTTTGCTGCACAGGGCCGTGATATCAAATTCTCAGAAGACAGGGTTGAGGGATACCGTCATTTTGTAAATAAGATCTGGAATGCAGCAAGGTTCATAACCATGAATACCGAAACTCAGAATGTTTCATCTAAAATCTATATGTCCCTTCCAGGAAGATGGATATTAAGTAGACTTTCAACTACAGTTGACCAGATAAATAATGCTCTTAACGAATACCGTTTCAACGACGCCGCAAGTAGTATATATCAATTTCTATGGCACGAATTTTGTGATTGGTATATTGAGATGGCTAAAATCGACCTTCAGGATACTAAATATGAAAGTGGAGCACGATGGTGCCTTCTTCATACTTTTGAAACATCTTTAAGATTACTACATCCTTTCATGCCTTTCGTTACTGAAGAGTTATGGCAGAAAATAAAGGATTTAAAAATAAAAATTATGAACCAATATTCAATTGTAAGCGAAGAAAAACTAAAGGAAAGTATAATGATATCAGATTTTCCTAAATCAGTTCATAAGGATTATGATGCAGAAAAAGAAATGTTTTATCTAATTGATGCTGTTACTGGAATTAGAACAATAAGGGGTGAATTGAATATTACACCATCTCTTAAAATCAATGTATCTATAAAAACACTCATTACCGAAGCAGAAAAATTATTAAATGAAAACATTCAGTATCTCTTATGGCTTTCAAGGGCAAAAGAAATAAAAATAGGTATGAATGTAAAGAAACCATCCCATTCAGCTACTTCTGTTAAAAACTCTATGGAAATATATATTCCTCTTAAAGGCTTATTGAATATTACAACTGAACTCGATAGACTCAATAAAGATGAGGCAAAAATCGAAGAATCATTATCTATTTTGAATAAGAAATTATTTAATGAAGACTTTATTAAAAAGGCTCCAAAAGAGATTGTTGAAAAGGAAAAGGCAAAATATGAAGAACTAATTAATATTAAAGAGAGGATATTAAAAAGTAAAAAAATACTTAAAGAGGCGGAGGACTAA
- a CDS encoding response regulator gives MAHKLFLADDSITIQKVVELILAEEGFDIKTANTGEEALTAIPTYMPDIILADIEMPKINGYQLCEKIKENPITSNIPVILLAGAFEPINEEMVKQVRADDFIVKPFESQELINKINSALSLKAIEGERKFEELKEEGKEELAEVIHEDDLWSFEQISEETEAKVLATESEETEEAISEAYLEVAEEIPLEVPSIEEEIKTQEIESAKVVSGIPAAEIPTKDELIKIFKDSVHERIDELISSVNLKELINTSLMPVLRDSVEKILWEVAPDLVERMLKEMLKGSLESLTKEVEKVIWETVPDLAETLISKEIERIRSEF, from the coding sequence TTGGCACATAAACTTTTTCTTGCAGATGACAGTATTACGATTCAGAAAGTAGTAGAGCTAATACTTGCTGAAGAAGGATTCGATATTAAGACTGCAAATACTGGAGAAGAGGCATTGACTGCTATCCCTACATACATGCCTGATATAATACTTGCAGATATCGAAATGCCAAAAATAAACGGTTATCAGCTATGTGAAAAAATTAAGGAAAATCCAATTACAAGTAATATTCCAGTAATACTACTTGCAGGAGCATTTGAACCTATAAATGAAGAAATGGTAAAGCAGGTACGTGCTGATGACTTTATTGTAAAACCTTTTGAATCACAGGAGCTAATCAATAAAATAAACTCTGCTTTATCATTAAAAGCTATTGAAGGAGAAAGAAAATTCGAAGAACTTAAAGAAGAAGGCAAAGAAGAATTAGCTGAGGTCATCCATGAAGATGATTTATGGTCATTTGAGCAGATTTCTGAAGAGACTGAAGCAAAAGTCTTGGCAACAGAATCAGAAGAAACTGAAGAAGCTATTTCAGAAGCATACCTTGAAGTAGCAGAAGAGATTCCTTTAGAAGTTCCATCTATTGAAGAAGAAATCAAAACCCAAGAAATTGAATCTGCAAAAGTTGTTAGCGGTATTCCAGCAGCAGAAATTCCCACTAAAGATGAACTGATTAAGATCTTTAAGGATTCGGTTCATGAACGCATAGATGAATTAATCTCCTCTGTTAATTTAAAGGAATTAATCAATACCTCTCTCATGCCTGTCTTGAGAGATTCAGTCGAAAAGATACTTTGGGAAGTTGCACCTGACCTTGTTGAGAGAATGCTTAAAGAAATGTTAAAAGGTTCACTTGAGTCCCTTACAAAAGAGGTTGAAAAGGTGATATGGGAGACTGTACCTGATCTTGCTGAGACTTTGATTTCAAAGGAAATAGAGAGGATTAGGTCGGAATTTTAG
- the rsmI gene encoding 16S rRNA (cytidine(1402)-2'-O)-methyltransferase, translating into MIGTLYIVSTPIGNLEDITLRAIRILKEVDIIAAEDTRNSLKLLNHYGISKPMISYWGAKEKIKAHEIISRLRSGQSVALISDAGTPGISDPGAIVIKKAIEEKIPLTVIPGPTSFVAALSLSGLSTEQFTFIGFLPSNKSQRLKALKNLCFETRTLIFYEAPHRVFETLIDMDKIFSERRAAIIKEISKIHEEVFRGFIHELLPLFEHSKIYGEYIIIVEGRSSIKYILPEDALSEVHSLMKKGLSRKEAVQRIAEQYNISKKELYNKSLYYIT; encoded by the coding sequence GTGATAGGCACTCTTTATATAGTTTCTACGCCAATAGGTAATCTCGAGGATATTACCTTGAGAGCTATAAGGATACTCAAAGAGGTTGATATAATAGCAGCAGAAGATACCCGTAATTCATTAAAATTACTCAACCATTATGGTATTTCCAAACCAATGATAAGTTATTGGGGTGCAAAGGAAAAGATCAAAGCGCATGAGATAATAAGCAGACTGCGTTCAGGTCAATCAGTAGCTCTTATATCAGATGCAGGAACCCCTGGTATATCAGATCCTGGTGCTATTGTTATAAAAAAAGCAATAGAAGAAAAAATACCTTTAACAGTAATACCAGGACCTACATCTTTCGTCGCTGCTCTGTCATTATCTGGACTATCTACAGAACAGTTTACTTTTATTGGCTTTCTTCCTTCAAATAAAAGTCAGCGATTGAAAGCTTTGAAAAATTTATGCTTCGAAACCAGAACTCTCATATTCTATGAAGCACCTCATAGAGTCTTTGAGACACTTATTGACATGGATAAAATATTTTCTGAAAGAAGAGCAGCGATTATTAAAGAAATATCAAAAATTCATGAGGAAGTTTTTAGAGGTTTCATACATGAATTACTCCCCTTATTTGAACATTCGAAGATATACGGTGAGTATATAATCATAGTTGAAGGAAGAAGTTCTATAAAATATATTTTACCAGAGGATGCTCTATCTGAAGTACACTCCCTTATGAAGAAAGGTTTAAGCAGGAAAGAAGCTGTACAAAGGATTGCAGAACAATATAATATAAGTAAAAAAGAGCTTTATAATAAAAGCCTTTATTATATTACTTGA